One Virgibacillus proomii DNA window includes the following coding sequences:
- the tagH gene encoding teichoic acids export ABC transporter ATP-binding subunit TagH, giving the protein MEKAIIAKNLSKKYKLYKDAKERLLDLIMPKSYGKDFYALADVSFEAEKGDIIGFVGINGSGKSTLSNIIAGIVPETTGSVEINGQASLIAVAAGLKNDLTGRDNIELKLLMLGFNKGEIRKLEPEIIEFAELEEFIDQPVKSYSSGMRSRLGFAISVNVDPDILIIDEALSVGDKAFAEKSLNKMMEFKEKGKTMIFVSHSIGQMRQFCEKILWLEYGMVKDFGSVEDVLPKYEKFLKDYRKMSKQEKKAYRDEAYKKQQEALKSLQL; this is encoded by the coding sequence ATGGAGAAAGCTATTATTGCAAAGAATCTATCAAAAAAATATAAATTATATAAAGATGCGAAGGAACGTTTACTAGATTTAATTATGCCTAAAAGCTACGGTAAAGATTTTTATGCGCTAGCTGATGTCAGCTTTGAGGCTGAAAAAGGAGACATTATTGGATTTGTAGGTATAAATGGATCAGGAAAGTCTACCTTATCAAATATCATTGCCGGTATTGTTCCGGAAACAACAGGTAGTGTAGAAATAAATGGACAGGCATCTCTTATTGCGGTAGCCGCAGGATTAAAAAATGACTTGACAGGAAGAGATAATATTGAATTAAAGTTACTTATGTTAGGTTTTAATAAAGGAGAAATAAGAAAATTAGAACCAGAAATTATTGAGTTCGCAGAATTAGAAGAGTTTATCGATCAACCTGTTAAGTCATATTCCAGTGGAATGAGGTCAAGACTTGGTTTTGCTATTTCCGTTAATGTTGATCCTGATATTTTGATTATAGACGAAGCCCTATCAGTAGGAGATAAGGCATTTGCTGAAAAAAGTTTAAACAAAATGATGGAATTTAAAGAAAAAGGAAAAACAATGATTTTTGTTAGTCATTCTATAGGACAAATGAGGCAGTTTTGTGAAAAAATATTGTGGTTGGAGTACGGTATGGTGAAAGATTTTGGTTCCGTGGAAGATGTTTTACCAAAATATGAGAAGTTTTTAAAAGATTATAGAAAGATGTCCAAGCAGGAGAAAAAAGCCTATCGAGATGAGGCGTATAAAAAACAGCAGGAAGCCCTTAAATCTCTTCAATTATAA
- a CDS encoding MraY family glycosyltransferase, translating to MLKIALLAGVTLLFSLIIPPFIIAISKFLDVKDRPNNRKVHKDPVPTLGGLSIFISFLLGITILQPQSDYHLAIMLGATLVIILGFLDDIFDLPPKFKFVAQIFIASFVVFGGGLQVEFVNLPFGGQIEFGLLSSVITIFWIVGVTNAMNLIDGLDGLAAGVSAIALFTIAGIAVSMGNVYVVTLAFVLFFSTLGFLRYNFFPAKIFMGDTGSLFLGYMISVLALLGFKSVTIVSFLIPVFILAVPISDTLIAMVRRYVNSQPLSSPDSSHLHHRLLQMGFSHKQTVLLIYALSTMFSAAGILFSMATLWGGIVIFVISMVSLQLLIENLELISSNYKPLTNFLKALKHKL from the coding sequence ATGCTAAAAATAGCTTTGCTCGCCGGAGTAACCCTGTTATTTTCGCTTATTATACCCCCTTTTATTATAGCAATTTCAAAATTCTTGGATGTTAAAGATAGGCCGAATAACAGAAAAGTTCATAAAGACCCTGTTCCTACTTTAGGTGGGTTGAGTATATTTATAAGTTTTTTATTGGGAATAACCATCTTACAACCCCAAAGTGATTATCATCTAGCCATTATGTTAGGGGCAACATTAGTTATTATTTTAGGGTTCCTTGATGATATTTTTGATTTACCGCCAAAATTCAAGTTTGTTGCTCAAATTTTTATAGCTTCATTTGTCGTTTTTGGGGGAGGATTACAGGTGGAATTTGTTAACCTTCCTTTTGGGGGACAGATTGAATTTGGGCTACTGAGTTCAGTAATAACCATATTTTGGATTGTAGGCGTTACCAATGCAATGAATTTAATTGATGGACTAGACGGGCTTGCTGCAGGAGTATCTGCAATAGCTTTGTTTACAATTGCCGGAATAGCGGTAAGTATGGGAAATGTATACGTAGTTACTCTCGCGTTCGTGCTATTTTTTAGTACACTTGGGTTTTTGCGATATAATTTTTTCCCCGCAAAAATATTTATGGGAGATACGGGATCTTTATTTTTGGGTTACATGATTTCGGTGTTGGCATTATTAGGTTTTAAAAGTGTAACGATTGTCTCTTTTCTTATTCCAGTATTTATCCTGGCTGTACCTATATCGGATACATTAATTGCAATGGTAAGAAGGTATGTGAATAGTCAACCATTATCAAGCCCAGACAGTTCTCATTTGCATCATCGATTATTGCAGATGGGTTTTTCGCATAAGCAGACAGTATTATTAATTTATGCACTAAGCACTATGTTCAGCGCTGCCGGTATTTTATTTTCAATGGCAACATTGTGGGGGGGAATAGTTATTTTTGTTATTTCAATGGTGTCCCTGCAATTGCTAATTGAAAATCTCGAGTTGATTAGTAGCAATTATAAGCCATTGACCAATTTTTTAAAAGCATTAAAACATAAATTGTAA
- the yhfZ gene encoding GntR family transcriptional regulator YhfZ codes for MWEKFYSKNGLTAKNIAKELIQLETGNKIPRVSDYSKKLSIGRGTVQSALSLLEELRAIKLEARGHLGTFLTNKDNDLLLEIAGIAPLAGSMPLPYSRKYEGLATGLVEVFESAGKKVNLMYMRGDLNRIETVRTKRSDFAIVSKLTAKSVLSKYSNLKVFKEFGANSYVSTHKIFLADPNQSKVQDGMKIGVDMESPDQMKLTFAEFEHRNVEYVNTNYMQLFDMLMSLQIDATIWNADESKMSQTFRSTSFQSPKAIEISKDTSEAVIVIDGDREKEIIEKWPLVETSQILNIQKEVEKGIKIPSY; via the coding sequence ATGTGGGAAAAGTTTTACTCTAAAAATGGGCTAACTGCTAAAAATATTGCCAAGGAGTTAATACAATTAGAAACAGGAAATAAAATACCGCGAGTTTCTGATTATAGTAAAAAATTATCAATAGGTAGAGGAACTGTACAGAGTGCACTTAGTTTATTAGAAGAATTAAGAGCAATTAAGTTAGAAGCTCGAGGTCATCTTGGTACATTCTTAACAAATAAAGATAATGATTTATTACTAGAGATTGCAGGAATTGCACCTTTAGCTGGGTCAATGCCACTGCCATACTCTAGAAAATATGAAGGTTTAGCTACAGGCTTAGTAGAAGTGTTTGAATCAGCAGGAAAGAAAGTAAACTTAATGTACATGAGAGGCGATTTAAATCGAATAGAGACTGTGCGAACTAAAAGAAGTGATTTTGCGATTGTTTCAAAATTGACAGCAAAAAGCGTACTATCTAAATATTCTAATCTAAAAGTCTTCAAGGAATTTGGTGCTAATAGTTACGTTTCTACTCATAAAATTTTTTTGGCTGATCCAAACCAAAGTAAGGTTCAGGATGGAATGAAAATTGGCGTTGATATGGAATCTCCAGACCAAATGAAGTTGACATTTGCAGAATTTGAACATAGAAATGTGGAATATGTTAATACCAATTATATGCAATTATTTGATATGTTAATGTCTCTCCAAATTGATGCTACCATTTGGAATGCAGACGAAAGTAAAATGAGTCAAACGTTTAGATCAACAAGCTTTCAATCACCAAAAGCGATAGAGATATCAAAAGATACTTCAGAAGCAGTGATTGTAATTGATGGTGATAGAGAAAAGGAAATTATCGAAAAATGGCCTTTGGTTGAAACTAGCCAAATATTAAACATACAAAA
- a CDS encoding LCP family protein, with translation MSKMPTQTRIVKRKKRKLRKRAYFILIPLILGFFSVVIYASYLYIKADSVLSNSYEDDGMDKSALRESTVDPSVDNVSVLIMGVDSSDLRKNEDNARTDTLMVATLNKKDKSIKLVSIPRDSYVYIPEVGYESKINHAHAYGGTQATRETVERLLDIPIDYYVKVNFEAFIEVVDAVNGITVDVPYELREQNSKDQANAVHLLPGKQELNGEEALALARTRKLDNDIERGKRQQEIIKAIVKKAVSVNSVLKYDDILEAIGSNMTTNMTFSEMKSFIAYGTEGKRLDFETYTLEGADYQQNGSYYWQLDDTALSETQNMLKRHLDIQ, from the coding sequence ATGTCAAAAATGCCTACACAAACCAGGATAGTAAAAAGAAAAAAAAGAAAGTTAAGGAAAAGGGCGTATTTTATATTAATTCCACTAATCCTTGGATTTTTTTCGGTAGTAATTTACGCTTCATATTTATATATTAAAGCAGATAGTGTCTTGTCAAATTCTTATGAAGATGATGGGATGGATAAGTCTGCTCTTAGAGAATCAACAGTAGATCCATCAGTAGATAATGTTTCTGTGCTCATTATGGGAGTTGACTCTAGCGATCTGCGAAAAAATGAAGATAACGCTAGAACAGATACTTTAATGGTAGCTACTTTAAACAAAAAAGACAAAAGTATAAAATTAGTCAGTATCCCACGTGATTCGTATGTCTATATTCCAGAGGTTGGATATGAGAGTAAAATAAATCATGCTCATGCCTATGGAGGAACTCAGGCCACTAGAGAAACAGTAGAAAGGTTATTAGATATACCTATTGACTATTATGTAAAAGTAAATTTTGAAGCTTTTATTGAGGTAGTCGATGCAGTAAATGGTATAACCGTTGACGTTCCATATGAACTAAGAGAACAAAATTCAAAAGATCAAGCTAATGCTGTTCACCTTCTACCGGGCAAACAAGAATTAAACGGTGAAGAAGCTCTAGCCCTAGCTCGAACTCGTAAGCTCGATAATGATATTGAGCGCGGAAAAAGGCAACAGGAAATTATTAAAGCTATAGTAAAAAAAGCCGTTTCGGTTAATTCAGTATTGAAATATGATGATATTCTAGAAGCTATCGGTAGCAATATGACAACGAATATGACTTTTAGTGAAATGAAAAGTTTCATTGCTTATGGTACAGAAGGAAAACGTCTTGACTTTGAAACCTATACACTTGAAGGAGCAGATTATCAGCAAAACGGATCTTATTACTGGCAGCTTGATGATACTGCCTTAAGTGAAACTCAAAATATGCTTAAACGTCATCTTGATATTCAATAA
- a CDS encoding CDP-glycerol glycerophosphotransferase family protein, which yields MDLENIRDNQILDITLKNYTYDFSVSIKDSFLHEIEECFFILEERYNSNQLSLNYTKIQEVQEYQIFRCEIPFNDYKQIFLENTIWDLYLVRKKNSEDVYKSRIKSNYDNIRFLTIIYEKEKKMFYPYTTRNGNISFRLNDYFLCSKFETVDLENDNFSFSGYFNFPPYYKTNKVQVNELKLVVANNFNEHEIELPVRRYEREDLAKNYYCNTNILDIGIKGEVNLKKLINEINQLDNKVYFKFYLIMYYQYEDQMDVLRSTRIRLHHLSKFPKKKIIEFNNHKIKFLVKPTKKSKYLSVQASKYNFKNEVVRSMRKKWIKIRRSKELRRVYKAVFSLLSKLPRKKNTIMFESFHGKQFSDSPRAIYEYMMNNKMNFDMYWSMDRRHTHVFKDKNVKAVRRFSVKWLLLMARAEFWVSNSRLPLWIPKPKHTKYLQTWHGTPLKRLAADMDEVHMPGTNTTKYKENFIKESSKWDFLISPNAYSTEIFKRAFQFERKIIESGYPRNDFLINSNNQESINNIKKSNNLPLDKKIILYAPTWRDNQFYAKGKYKFNLRMDLDLMKEKLDEKYILVLRLHYLVAENLDLTGYEDFVYDFSTYEDIRELYLIADLLITDYSSVFFDYANLKRPMLFYVYDIEEYRDNLRGFYFDFEKKAPGPLVKTTEEIIREVLEIERQGFKPSTNTEEFYRKFCYLEDGSASERVVNEVFLK from the coding sequence ATGGATTTAGAGAACATAAGGGATAACCAAATTTTGGATATTACCCTTAAAAATTATACTTATGACTTTTCGGTTTCTATAAAAGATAGCTTTCTTCATGAAATAGAAGAGTGTTTTTTTATATTAGAAGAACGTTATAATAGTAATCAGTTGTCTTTAAACTATACTAAAATTCAAGAGGTACAAGAATATCAAATTTTCCGATGTGAAATTCCTTTTAATGATTATAAACAAATCTTTTTAGAAAATACTATTTGGGATTTATACCTTGTTCGAAAAAAAAACAGCGAGGACGTTTATAAAAGTAGAATAAAAAGTAATTATGATAATATTCGCTTTTTAACAATTATATATGAAAAAGAAAAGAAAATGTTTTATCCTTACACTACTAGAAACGGGAATATATCCTTTAGACTAAATGATTATTTCTTATGTTCTAAATTTGAAACAGTTGATTTAGAGAATGATAACTTTTCCTTTTCCGGGTATTTTAATTTCCCCCCATACTATAAAACAAATAAAGTACAAGTGAATGAATTAAAATTAGTAGTGGCTAATAATTTTAATGAACATGAAATTGAATTGCCTGTAAGGAGATATGAAAGAGAGGATTTAGCAAAAAATTACTATTGTAATACGAATATTTTGGATATAGGAATAAAAGGAGAAGTTAACTTAAAGAAACTCATAAATGAAATTAACCAATTAGATAACAAAGTTTATTTTAAATTTTATCTAATTATGTATTATCAGTATGAAGATCAAATGGATGTATTAAGAAGTACTAGAATACGTTTACACCATTTATCGAAATTTCCCAAAAAGAAAATTATCGAGTTTAATAATCATAAGATAAAGTTTTTAGTAAAGCCTACTAAAAAGTCGAAATATCTTTCCGTTCAAGCATCGAAATATAATTTTAAGAATGAAGTGGTTAGATCCATGAGGAAAAAGTGGATAAAAATTAGAAGAAGTAAAGAGTTAAGAAGAGTTTATAAAGCTGTTTTTTCATTATTATCTAAACTGCCGAGAAAGAAAAACACAATTATGTTTGAAAGCTTCCATGGTAAACAATTTAGTGATAGCCCTAGAGCAATTTATGAATATATGATGAATAATAAGATGAATTTTGATATGTATTGGAGTATGGATAGAAGACATACACATGTTTTTAAAGATAAAAATGTTAAAGCGGTAAGACGATTTTCTGTAAAATGGCTTCTTCTTATGGCTCGAGCTGAATTTTGGGTTTCTAATAGTCGATTACCATTGTGGATACCTAAGCCGAAGCATACGAAATATTTGCAAACATGGCATGGTACTCCTTTAAAAAGATTGGCAGCCGATATGGATGAAGTTCATATGCCGGGAACAAATACCACAAAATACAAGGAAAATTTTATAAAAGAATCGAGCAAATGGGATTTCCTTATATCCCCAAATGCATATTCAACAGAAATATTTAAAAGAGCGTTTCAGTTTGAACGAAAGATAATAGAATCTGGTTATCCACGAAACGATTTTCTAATTAATTCGAATAACCAAGAAAGCATAAATAATATAAAAAAATCTAACAACCTACCATTAGATAAAAAGATTATCTTATATGCTCCTACCTGGAGGGATAATCAATTTTATGCAAAGGGGAAATATAAGTTTAATCTACGAATGGATTTAGATCTAATGAAAGAAAAGCTAGATGAAAAATATATACTTGTATTAAGACTTCATTATTTAGTAGCTGAAAATTTAGACCTTACAGGATATGAAGATTTTGTTTATGATTTTTCAACGTATGAGGATATTCGGGAATTATATTTAATAGCTGATTTGTTAATTACCGATTATTCATCTGTGTTCTTTGATTACGCTAACTTAAAAAGACCAATGCTTTTTTATGTCTACGATATAGAAGAGTATAGGGATAATCTTCGTGGTTTCTATTTTGATTTTGAGAAAAAAGCCCCTGGACCTTTAGTAAAAACAACTGAAGAAATAATTAGGGAAGTACTGGAAATAGAAAGGCAAGGATTTAAGCCTTCCACAAATACAGAAGAATTCTATCGGAAATTTTGTTACTTAGAAGATGGCAGTGCTAGTGAACGAGTAGTAAATGAAGTATTTCTGAAATAG
- a CDS encoding ABC transporter permease, with translation MKSALKVIKEQVDHFYLVRRLSMYELRSNNKSNYLGILWEVLNPSIQIAIYWFVFATLRSRKPIIMNGEEIEFFSWLLAAFFLWTFFYQGIIQGSKSIYTRLKMLSKMNFPMSIIPGYVIFSQFYIHLIMLAISIVILNLSGYLVSIYYLQLIYYIIAALSLIFSLSLITSTLSTIIRDVHMLLNSALRMLLYLSGLLWPLSLLANQFPDIFKILQLNPLYYLIEGYRAALFGTEWHFITHWEYTLIFWGIVIVLFLFGSMLHVKFRRHFIDYL, from the coding sequence ATGAAATCTGCATTAAAGGTTATAAAAGAACAAGTAGATCATTTTTATTTAGTAAGAAGACTTTCCATGTATGAACTAAGAAGTAATAATAAGAGTAACTATTTAGGAATACTATGGGAAGTATTAAATCCGTCAATACAGATAGCTATTTATTGGTTTGTTTTTGCTACCCTTAGGTCTAGAAAGCCGATTATTATGAATGGAGAAGAAATAGAATTTTTTAGTTGGTTATTGGCAGCTTTTTTCCTTTGGACATTTTTTTACCAAGGTATAATACAAGGTTCTAAATCCATTTATACTCGATTAAAAATGCTATCAAAGATGAACTTTCCAATGAGTATTATACCAGGTTATGTTATCTTTTCTCAATTTTACATTCATTTAATCATGCTAGCTATATCTATTGTTATTTTAAATTTGAGTGGATACCTTGTATCTATTTATTATTTACAGTTAATCTACTATATAATTGCAGCCTTATCCCTGATATTTTCACTTTCATTAATTACTTCAACACTATCAACAATTATTAGGGATGTGCATATGTTATTAAACTCAGCATTAAGAATGCTTTTATACTTATCTGGTCTGTTATGGCCGTTATCGTTATTAGCCAACCAATTCCCTGATATATTTAAGATTTTGCAGTTAAATCCACTTTATTATTTGATTGAAGGTTATCGAGCTGCACTGTTTGGCACTGAATGGCATTTTATTACTCATTGGGAGTATACTTTAATTTTTTGGGGAATTGTAATTGTACTATTCCTATTTGGATCTATGTTACATGTGAAATTCCGTAGGCATTTTATTGACTACTTATAA
- a CDS encoding LCP family protein has translation MSKNRENIYRVRNHKKKKRKKRLLFLIIPLSLLLIGAASYGIYVYNTAQEAADDSYEGIGRNGEKSKLRDEAVTPIEDNVSVLIIGVDDTVKRDFKGKSRSDALMLATFNKQQKDVNILSIPRDSYVNVPDYGFTKINHAYFYGGPKKTIETVENFLNVPVDYYVRLNFEAFIEIIDTIGGIQYDVPFAINELDSNDNPNAVQLNPGYQTLNGEEALALARTRKYDSKEAATASSILKVDELIKAVGDNMSTNLSFNEMKSFISYGLNNSLAINTINLEGTGTKLNDGLWYYQVDEQSRSAAENQLRDHLNFQTTTPNGQEYTQETSENL, from the coding sequence ATGTCGAAAAACCGTGAAAATATATATAGAGTGAGGAATCATAAGAAAAAAAAGCGTAAAAAACGCTTGCTTTTTTTAATCATTCCATTATCCCTTCTTTTAATTGGGGCTGCTTCCTATGGAATTTATGTATATAACACTGCTCAAGAAGCAGCTGATGATTCTTATGAAGGAATAGGAAGAAATGGTGAAAAATCTAAATTAAGAGACGAAGCAGTCACTCCTATTGAGGATAATGTTTCTGTCCTTATCATCGGCGTAGACGACACCGTAAAACGTGATTTTAAAGGGAAAAGTCGATCTGATGCACTAATGCTTGCCACCTTTAACAAACAACAGAAAGATGTAAATATTTTAAGTATCCCTAGAGATTCGTATGTAAATGTACCCGACTATGGTTTTACAAAGATTAACCATGCCTACTTTTATGGCGGACCAAAAAAAACAATAGAAACAGTTGAAAACTTTTTAAATGTACCTGTTGATTATTATGTACGTCTGAATTTTGAAGCTTTTATTGAAATTATTGATACAATTGGCGGAATTCAATATGATGTACCGTTTGCGATAAATGAATTGGATTCTAACGATAATCCAAATGCCGTCCAATTAAATCCCGGATATCAGACATTAAATGGCGAAGAAGCATTAGCATTAGCTAGAACAAGAAAGTACGATAGCAAAGAAGCTGCCACAGCTTCTTCGATATTAAAAGTAGATGAACTAATTAAAGCTGTTGGTGATAACATGAGCACCAATTTATCCTTCAATGAAATGAAAAGCTTCATTAGTTATGGTTTAAATAACAGTTTGGCAATAAACACGATAAATTTAGAAGGAACAGGAACCAAATTAAATGACGGATTATGGTATTATCAGGTAGACGAACAAAGTAGGAGTGCAGCGGAGAATCAATTAAGAGATCACCTTAATTTTCAAACAACCACTCCTAATGGGCAAGAATATACGCAAGAAACTAGTGAAAATTTGTAA